The Streptomyces sp. NBC_01142 genome contains a region encoding:
- a CDS encoding TrmO family methyltransferase: protein MFDESIEVPVIGRVVGGHAGRIDDYKGGVVSIIRLNPDFPHETLQGLEEFSHLQVVWHFHEGSPNDVALHARSPRDNPAWPATGTFVHHNHRRPARIAISYPRLLRVNGLDLHVEDLDADDGTPIIDLVACFREFLPRGPVTQPTWPGEMLTNYWTDSKERP, encoded by the coding sequence TTGTTCGACGAGTCCATCGAAGTACCGGTCATCGGTCGGGTCGTTGGAGGCCACGCCGGACGCATCGACGACTACAAGGGGGGCGTCGTGTCGATCATCCGATTGAACCCGGACTTCCCCCACGAGACCCTTCAAGGCCTCGAAGAATTCTCCCACCTCCAGGTCGTCTGGCACTTCCACGAGGGATCGCCCAACGACGTGGCTCTGCATGCTCGAAGCCCTCGGGACAATCCGGCGTGGCCGGCCACCGGCACCTTCGTGCACCACAACCACCGGCGCCCCGCCCGCATCGCGATCTCCTACCCGAGGCTGCTCCGGGTGAACGGGCTTGACCTGCACGTCGAGGACCTCGACGCCGATGACGGGACCCCCATCATCGACCTGGTCGCCTGTTTTAGGGAGTTCCTGCCCCGCGGACCGGTCACGCAGCCGACATGGCCCGGCGAAATGCTCACGAACTACTGGACGGACTCCAAAGAGCGGCCCTAG
- a CDS encoding Tat pathway signal protein → MGRTRNRRLEAVIQELRLPQARLVARFRAVAAENGAHELDTTNQSSIARWIAGTRPSGRAPSILAETLSRGLGRTVTLADIGLAADEGAEPQPPEWSVDTLTTLVNLGGTDMDMDRRRALVSSAYSVAGLALPSETWWKEAAERARARKAVSTHTVTTQDVESVRGMAVFFSRRDQQRGGRGAGRTALVAYLRTEIADYLNSRFPSEELRRAMTSAAGELAYLAGWTAFDAGEHPIALRWFTVATQLAEEAKDAPLAGHVLRAMAHQAVDLKQPGQAVRLATDSIAGKRYSNASWREKALIGVVHARSLAADNRRTEAVAALAQAERDLSKAGEGDGPGRVWFFGEASLAHETAATLRDLGDLKGAQQQFRHSVRTRRAQFARTHSVTLGYLGDVQVQQGQLEAACDTWGQALDAMTGVQSGRARETVVQMRRALSPFRGRGGSPAAELDAKARAVLGVG, encoded by the coding sequence GTGGGGCGCACACGCAACCGTCGGCTGGAAGCCGTCATCCAGGAACTGAGGCTGCCTCAAGCACGCCTGGTGGCCCGATTTCGAGCCGTCGCGGCGGAGAACGGTGCTCACGAGCTGGACACGACGAACCAGTCGTCCATCGCCCGCTGGATCGCCGGCACGCGCCCGAGCGGCCGAGCGCCGTCTATCTTGGCCGAGACGCTCTCGCGAGGCCTTGGCCGCACCGTCACTCTCGCTGACATCGGGCTTGCCGCAGACGAGGGTGCCGAGCCGCAGCCGCCGGAGTGGAGCGTCGACACGCTGACGACGCTGGTGAACCTCGGGGGCACTGACATGGACATGGACCGTCGACGAGCACTGGTGAGCTCGGCCTACTCCGTCGCGGGCCTGGCCCTGCCATCCGAGACGTGGTGGAAGGAAGCAGCCGAGCGCGCACGCGCCCGCAAAGCGGTGTCGACGCACACCGTCACCACCCAAGACGTCGAGAGCGTCCGCGGAATGGCCGTCTTCTTCTCTCGCCGCGACCAGCAGCGCGGCGGCCGCGGCGCCGGCCGTACAGCGCTCGTTGCCTACCTGCGCACCGAGATCGCCGACTACCTCAACAGCCGATTCCCCTCCGAGGAACTTCGGCGCGCCATGACCTCCGCGGCAGGCGAACTCGCGTACCTCGCCGGATGGACGGCATTCGACGCCGGGGAGCACCCCATCGCGCTCCGCTGGTTCACCGTCGCCACGCAGCTGGCTGAGGAAGCCAAGGACGCCCCCCTGGCCGGCCACGTCCTGCGGGCGATGGCCCACCAGGCCGTGGACCTCAAGCAGCCCGGGCAAGCCGTTCGCCTGGCTACCGATTCCATCGCGGGAAAGCGGTACTCCAACGCGAGCTGGCGCGAGAAGGCGCTGATCGGCGTGGTCCACGCCCGCAGCCTTGCCGCCGACAACCGCCGGACAGAGGCCGTGGCTGCTCTCGCCCAGGCCGAGAGGGATCTCAGCAAGGCGGGAGAGGGGGACGGGCCCGGCCGCGTCTGGTTCTTCGGCGAAGCCAGCCTCGCCCACGAGACCGCGGCCACTCTGCGGGACCTCGGAGATTTGAAGGGGGCGCAGCAGCAGTTCCGTCACAGTGTCCGAACCCGACGGGCTCAGTTCGCCCGGACCCACTCGGTAACCCTGGGCTACTTGGGCGACGTTCAGGTGCAACAGGGCCAGCTCGAGGCCGCGTGCGACACCTGGGGCCAGGCGCTCGACGCCATGACCGGAGTGCAGTCGGGCCGGGCCCGGGAGACGGTCGTCCAGATGCGTCGGGCGCTCAGCCCGTTCCGTGGCCGAGGAGGCAGTCCGGCCGCCGAGCTCGACGCCAAAGCGCGCGCAGTGCTCGGCGTAGGCTGA